In Aedes albopictus strain Foshan chromosome 3, AalbF5, whole genome shotgun sequence, the following are encoded in one genomic region:
- the LOC134290282 gene encoding uncharacterized protein LOC134290282, with protein MTDDLRGLLKREKRIRDSLDSVASFVRDFKEEEDKDEVEVRLQLLESAFHDFHEVREKIDVILDEADEDEVVDQEESEQERQARLKYTAKKREADSTVVSRNVEKCYCKAKAALLKWRNQMRPAIPSSAAPAAQPVLSRVKLPEIKLPSFSGILREWVSYRDAFQSLIHRNRELTDMDKFTYLRSSLSGDVLLEVSSIELSAANYSVAWDALEDRYHNRKLIVKAYLDAIFGIESMRRESYEALSQLISDFEKNLQMLKKMNQDTNSWSTILVHMVCSRLDSTTLRFWEAAHNSKEVPTYRNLITFLKNHCAVLQSVGPSKTPVVEMKKPKISVSHPSTSSTGRCCFCSESFHPAFLCGRFQKMKVPERYDAVRKNGLCMNCLSSGHLARSCSKGLCRQCGRKHHTLLHSEANSAKKSSVPQTSTKPPSQPQAQAQPGTPTHQTASTTHHQNEPSTSLSIIHTHSQNPQLATDHQPTLQNTVSLPFQIRPSSRQVLLSTAIVRIRDDDGSTMLARALLDSCSQYCFVTSEFCRRMNLKEFPNYLTVKGIGGSTSVSQKAVSGTVSPRFTSISNFEEAMRFNVLPKLTIPLPCEGFDVSRWNLPDRIVLADPEFYQTSDIDMIIGAEYYLDLLQEGRFRPSEDGPTFQNTVFGWIVSGRISEATVSVPITATTLCSTVELQDQLTRFWELESCRHISTYSVEESACEEIFRQTTVRDQDGRFVVTLPRKQGIIEQLGDSRKSAERRFMSLERRFAANPQLKEQYVEFMEEYESMGHMRKVREEDLFGVVYYFLPHHAVLKPDSTTTKLRVVFDASCKTTSGFSLNDGMMVGPVVQDDLISIHARFRLHRIGIVADVAKMYRMISMCPRDQKLQLILWRKSPKEPIEIYQLTTVTYGTASAPFLATRCLVQLAQDGESSHPTAAKVLQKDFYVDDMTSGVDTPEEGKQLVEEIVDLTDSAGLTLRKWNSNCEEVFSGLQPYLRDKRAVHEMDSPPPTATVKTLGLVWCPSTDNFQFTVPRWSTTAVITKRVVISDASKLFDPLGLVGPVVVEAKIFIQTLWKLESNWDDPLPPNLQTFWLEYRRNLSSLESISIPRWVGFSKASVSTEWHGFCDASDNAYGACLYLRSTFPDGVVRIQLMMSKSRVAPLEDLKKRKRKQSTPRLELSSALLLSHLYEKVCQATQLAIPSFFWTNSNIVKYWIASTPSRWQTFVANRVSEIQHLTKGGIWNHVAGVENPTDVLSRGISAAQLEYQSLWFNGPVWLHQSRNFWPEDSGVTVDQLDPASLEERKVVALPVQTVPPSEIFSLRSSLSSLVRLIAWIRRFRHNSQRVNRNSKKTGYISSQEYEDALLQLVRLSQAECFPQEIASLSREDQVKDSSKISALNLKLREGVLRVGGRLRNAPVSEDRKHPMIIDHRHPLASVIIQHYHQKMLHSGQQVVIASTRERFWILNIRKLARKVLHECVTCFRMRPRCQEQLMAELPPERVNPAPPFLKVGVDYCGPFLVSYPQRRSPPVKCFVAIFVCLVVKAVHVELVADLTTEAFLAALKRFTARRGRPALIMCDNAKNFVGAKRELRQLLNLFEQQQFQNAVACNAAAENIEFKFIPARSPNFGGLWEAAVKSFKTTFKKVIGTRTLLYDEMQTVLTQVEAVLNSRPLTPVSNDPVDFEALTPGHFLVQRPLTAIAEPDLEAIPANRLSVWQKVQGYIQQLWKKWTTLYLSDLHNRTKWTRQRDNIAVGTMVLLMDERLPPLKWNLGRVAEVFRGSEGNIRVVDVRTSTGGQRGVFQRRGITRLHRWCFGTRGGLCGLRTPPLFYPVPGPRDIPPIEVDQSKIFLQV; from the exons ATGACGGACGATTTGCGTGGTTTGCTGAAGCGCGAGAAGCGCATACGAGATAGTTTGGACTCCGTGGCTTCGTTTGTGCGTGActtcaaagaagaagaagacaaagaTGAGGTGGAAGTTCGTTTGCAGCTGTTAGAAAGTGCATTCCATGACTTTCACGAAGTGCGTGAGAAGATTGACGTGATTCTGGATGAAGCCGACGAAGATGAAGTGGTAGATCAAGAGGAGTCGGAACAGGAGCGTCAAGCGAGGCTGAAGTATACGGCGAAGAAGCGGGAAGCCGACAGTACAGTTGTTTCGAGGAACGTGGAGAAATGTTACTGCAAGGCCAAGGCTGCGTTGCTGAAGTGGCGGAATCAGATGAGACCGGCCATTCCTAGTTCTGCGGCCCCAGCTGCACAGCCGGTTCTCTCGAGGGTGAAGCTTCCGGAGATAAAGCTCCCATCATTCAGCGGCATACTGCGAGAGTGGGTTTCGTACCGTGATGCATTTCAAAGCCTTATCCATCGGAACCGGGAGCTCACGGACATGGACAAGTTTACCTACCTCCGATCATCTTTGTCCGGTGATGTACTCCTGGAAGTCAGCTCCATCGAACTTTCCGCTGCCAACTACTCGGTAGCGTGGGATGCGTTGGAGGATCGCTATCATAACCGAAAGCTGATCGTGAAGGCGTACCTCGATGCCATCTTCGGAATCGAGTCGATGCGACGAGAGAGCTACGAAGCGCTGAGCCAGCTCATCAGCGACTTCGAGAAAAACCTGCAGATGTTGAAAAAGATGAACCAGGACACCAACAGCTGGAGCACGATTCTGGTGCACATGGTCTGCTCGAGACTCGACAGCACTACCTTGCGATTCTGGGAAGCGGCGCACAATTCCAAGGAAGTACCTACATACCGAAACCTTATAACCTTCCTGAAGAATCACTGCGCTGTTCTCCAATCCGTCGGTCCGAGTAAAACCCCCGTCGTCGAGATGAAGAAGCCGAAGATAAGCGTGAGCCATCCTTCGACCAGCAGCACCGGGCGATGCTGCTTCTGTTCGGAGTCATTCCATCCAGCGTTTCTGTGTGGGAGGTTCCAGAAGATGAAGGTCCCGGAGCGATACGATGCTGTCAGGAAGAACGGCCTGTGCATGAACTGCTTGTCATCGGGACATTTGGCCAGGAGCTGCAGCAAGGGATTGTGCCGACAATGCGGAAGGAAACACCATACTCTGCTTCACTCCGAAGCAAACAGTGCTAAGAAATCCTCCGTTCCGCAGACGTCAACAAAACCCCCAAGTCAACCTCAAGCGCAAGCACAGCCGGGAACACCAACACACCAGACAGCATCCACCACACACCACCAAAATGAACCATCCACTTCATTGTCCATCATCCACACACATTCGCAAAACCCACAACTCGCCACAGACCATCAACCCACATTGCAAAACACTGTCTCCCTTCCGTTCCAAATAAGACCATCCTCAAGGCAAGTCCTGCTATCCACGGCCATTGTTCGGATTCGTGATGACGACGGAAGCACGATGCTGGCCAGAGCATTGCTGGATTCGTGCTCGCAGTATTGTTTCGTCACATCCGAGTTCTGTCGGCGAATGAACCTTAAAGAATTCCCGAACTATCTGACGGTGAAGGGGATCGGAGGTTCAACTAGCGTCTCCCAAAAGGCTGTGAGTGGCACGGTCAGTCCACGCTTCACAAGCATCTCCAATTTCGAGGAAGCAATGCGTTTCAACGTGTTGCCGAAGCTGACGATTCCGCTACCATGTGAAGGGTTCGACGTCAGCAGGTGGAATCTACCAGATCGCATCGTGTTAGCAGATCCCGAGTTCTACCAAACGTCGGACATCGACATGATCATCGGTGCCGAGTATTACCTCGATCTGTTGCAAGAGGGAAGATTCCGACCGAGTGAAGATGGACCAACGTTCCAAAACACGGTATTTGGTTGGATCGTGTCTGGCCGTATCTCCGAAGCTACTGTGTCCGTGCCAATAACTGCCACCACGCTGTGTTCTACGGTGGAGCTCCAAGACCAACTCACACGTTTCTGGGAGCTTGAGAGCTGTCGCCATATCAGCACGTACTCTGTGGAGGAATCCGCGTGCGAAGAAATCTTCAGGCAAACCACCGTTCGCGATCAGGACGGCCGCTTCGTGGTGACGTTGCCGCGGAAGCAGGGCATCATTGAGCAGTTAGGAGATTCCAGGAAGAGCGCAGAAAGGAGATTCATGAGCTTGGAGAGAAGATTTGCTGCAAATCCGCAGCTGAAGGAGCAGTACgtcgagttcatggaggaatacgaATCGATGGGTCACATGAGGAAGGTACGCGAGGAGGATTTGTTTGGAGTGGTGTACTATTTTCTGCCGCATCACGCCGTGTTAAAACCGGACAGCACAACAACGAAGCTGCGCGTAGTTTTCGACGCTTCGTGCAAAACCACGTCTGGCTTTTCCCTCAACGATGGGATGATGGTCGGTCCTGTAGTCCAAGATGACCTCATATCGATTCACGCTCGATTCCGTCTGCACCGTATCGGCATTGTAGCCGATGTAGCGAAGATGTACCGAATGATCAGCATGTGCCCTCGAGACCAGAAGCTGCAGCTGATTCTGTGGAGGAAGTCCCCGAAAGAACCGATCGAAATCTACCAGTTAACGACCGTTACGTACGGTACCGCATCGGCTCCGTTTCTTGCAACGCGCTGCTTGGTACAGCTAGCGCAGGACGGAGAATCCAGCCATCCGACTGCAGCGAAGGTCCTACAGAAAGACTTCTACGTCGACGACATGACGTCTGGTGTCGACACTCCCGAGGAAGGCAAGCAACTCGTTGAAGAGATAGTCGATCTGACCGATTCAGCTGGACTCACGTTGCGCAAGTGGAATTCGAACTGTGAGGAGGTGTTCAGTGGTCTACAACCGTATCTGCGAGACAAACGGGCGGTACACGAGATGGATTCTCCGCCGCCAACTGCCACTGTGAAGACTTTGGGTCTCGTCTGGTGTCCGTCGACCGACAATTTCCAGTTCACCGTTCCCAGGTGGAGTACCACGGCGGTAATCACGAAGCGTGTTGTCATCTCCGATGCGTCAAAGCTGTTCGATCCTTTGGGACTAGTAGGTCCTGTCGTCGTCGAAGCCAAGATATTCATCCAGACCTTGTGGAAACTGGAATCGAATTGGGACGATCCACTCCCGCCAAATCTTCAAACGTTCTGGTTGGAGTACCGCAGAAATTTGAGTTCGCTCGAGTCCATCAGCATCCCGCGATGGGTCGGTTTCTCCAAGGCCTCGGTATCCACCGAATGGCACGGTTTTTGTGACGCATCAGATAACGCGTATGGAGCATGCTTGTATCTCCGAAGTACCTTCCCGGACGGCGTCGTCCGTATCCAGTTGATGATGTCAAAATCCAGAGTTGCGCCACTGGAGGACCTGAAGAAAAGGAAACGCAAGCAGTCTACACCCCGTCTCGAACTATCTTCCGCTCTACTACTCAGTCACCTGTATGAGAAGGTCTGTCAGGCCACTCAGCTGGCCATCCCGTCATTTTTCTGGACCAATTCCAACATCGTTAAGTATTGGATTGCGTCAACACCGTCACGATGGCAGACTTTCGTCGCGAACAGAGTATCCGAGATCCAGCACCTGACAAAGGGTGGCATCTGGAACCATGTAGCGGGTGTCGAGAATCCTACCGACGTGCTTTCGCGAGGTATATCAGCTGCTCAGCTCGAATACCAGTCCCTCTGGTTCAACGGGCCAGTTTGGCTGCACCAAAGTCGGAATTTCTGGCCAGAGGATTCTGGAGTCACTGTCGATCAACTAGATCCTGCATCATTGGAAGAACGAAAGGTCGTTGCGTTACCAGTGCAAACCGTCCCTCCCAGCGAAATCTTTTCACTGCGCTCGTCGCTGTCGTCCCTAGTTCGCCTGATAGCTTGGATACGTCGGTTTAGGCACAACTCGCAGAGAGTGAACCGCAATTCAAAGAAGACCGGGTACATCAGCTCGCAGGAGTACGAGGATGCGCTGCTCCAGTTGGTGCGGCTGTCTCAAGCGGAATGCTTCCCGCAGGAGATAGCAAGTTTGTCCCGGGAGGATCAGGtgaaagattcttcaaaaatatcggCTCTGAATCTCAAATTGCGAGAAGGAGTACTCCGTGTTGGCGGCCGGCTACGGAACGCACCAGTTTCGGAAGACCGGAAGCACCCGATGATTATCGACCACCGCCATCCGCTCGCCTCGGTGATTATCCAGCACTACCATCAGAAGATGCTCCATTCCGGGCAGCAGGTAGTCATCGCCAGCACCAGAGAGAGGTTCTGGATACTGAACATTCGGAAGCTCGCACGGAAGGTCCTCCACGAGTGTGTCACATGCTTCCGAATGAGACCACGATGCCAGGAACAATTGATGGCGGAGTTGCCGCCGGAGAGAGTGAATCCGGCACCGCCATTCCTCAAGGTTGGAGTGGATTACTGCGGTCCGTTCCTGGTTTCCTATCCGCAGCGCCGTAGTCCTCCCGTAAAATGCTTTGTAGCGATCTTTGTCTGCCTCGTGGTTAAGGCGGTTCATGTGGAGCTTGTCGCTGATCTCACCACGGAGGCGTTTCTAGCCGCACTGAAGCGTTTCACCGCCCGGCGAGGACGTCCGGCACTGATCATGTGCGATAACGCCAAGAATTTCGTCGGAGCCAAGCGGGAACTTCGACAACTGTTGAACCTGTTTGAGCAGCAGCAGTTCCAGAACGCAGTAGCCTGCAACGCCGCAGCCGAGAACATTGAGTTCAAATTCATCCCGGCTAGATCACCCAACTTCGGTGGTCTGTGGGAAGCAGCCGTGAAGAGCTTCAAGACAACGTTCAAGAAGGTCATCGGAACACGAACACTGCTGTACGACGAAATGCAGACGGTCCTCACGCAGGTCGAAGCGGTGTTGAACTCTAGACCCCTCACTCCGGTCAGTAACGACCCCGTAGACTTTGAAGCGCTCACACCTGGGCACTTTCTAGTTCAACGACCACTGACGGCCATCGCCGAACCCGATTTGGAAGCCATCCCAGCCAATCGTCTCTCCGTCTGGCAGAAAGTGCAAGGTTACATCCAGCAATTGTGGAAAAAGTGGACAACACTGTACCTCTCCGACTTGCACAACCGGACGAAGTGGACTAGACAACGTGACAACATCGCTGTTGGGACAATGGTATTGTTGATGGACGAACGGCTTCCGCCGTTGAAGTGGAACCTCGGCCGTGTTGCTGAGGTGTTCCGAGGCTCGGAAGGAAACATCCGAGTGGTAGACGTGCGTACCAGCACTGGG GGACAACGTGGAGTCTTCCAACGAAGAGGCATAACTCGCCTCCACCGGTGGTGCTTCGGCACCCGCGGAGGTCTCTGTGGCCTCCGCACTCCA CCGCTGTTCTACCCGGTCCCGGGTCCCCGGGACATTCCACCCATCGAAGTCGACCAGTCCAAGATCTTTCTCCAAGTTTGA